In ANME-2 cluster archaeon, the genomic stretch AGCCTGGAGGTAGATATGGTCACGGTAGGCATTGCTGATACTACATTTGCCAGGTATGATATGGGGGCTGCGGCTATTGATGAACTGCGCAACAACGCCTCTGTGAAGATAAAACGGTACACCGTACCCGGTATCAAGGACCTGCCCGTAGCCTGCAAGAAATTGATAGATGAGCAGAACTGCGACATAGTCATGGCACTGGGTATGCCCGGGGCAGACCCGAAGGACAAGATATGTGCCCATGAGGCATCCCAGGGCATTATACAGGCGCAGTTGATGACCAATATCCATATAATCGAGGTGTTCGTGCATGAGGACGAGGCCCGGGATGACAGGACCCTTGCATGGCTGATGGAGCAGCGCTCACGGGAACATGCCCTTAATGTGGTAAAACTTATGTTCCGTCCCCATGACCTGGAACGCGAAGCCGGGACAGGGCAGAGGCAGGGATACGAGGATGCGGGTTCTGTCGGTCAGTAAGACTGAGTAAAATTTATATTATTATGGATATAGGACAATCAGGAGATTTTGGTAATGAGTACTATAAAACTGGGATTCGTGGTGGCAGAGTTCAACAGGGACCTGACCTACCAGATGGAGATGCTTGGCAGGGAGCATGCAGCGTTTTTAGGGGCCACAGTAGAGAAGACCATCATGGTGCCCGGGGTATATGATA encodes the following:
- the ribC gene encoding riboflavin synthase; translation: MVTVGIADTTFARYDMGAAAIDELRNNASVKIKRYTVPGIKDLPVACKKLIDEQNCDIVMALGMPGADPKDKICAHEASQGIIQAQLMTNIHIIEVFVHEDEARDDRTLAWLMEQRSREHALNVVKLMFRPHDLEREAGTGQRQGYEDAGSVGQ